One window of the Rhinoraja longicauda isolate Sanriku21f chromosome 2, sRhiLon1.1, whole genome shotgun sequence genome contains the following:
- the znf804b gene encoding G patch domain-containing protein 8 isoform X3, translating to MGKERMKMQDAGKEKAIAKALEDLKANFYCELCDKQYHKHQEFDNHINSYDHAHKQRLKELKQREFARNVASRSRKDEKKQEKALKRLHQLAELRKQSECAPGSGPMFRPATVAIGHHLKEAAGGSSAKGRENGRKGNTRNSFIREEVLRRTQGNSVQCPPCGNQCIHGDSPSQIQGRLGLKPLSLFTKQNSPCIPIQKGSVSFSFYKKAPLKLESSASVFNDTLEEKQYEQEPQSHKVKATAEAEISEGGAGIDNTADTENNDRTKQSQIFSGTGTNPFARVKKLKALMLKENKDEAEKEYYCYSPTHCKRKTNVPFLFLMKSLKKADLDKVVAHSDNIGESQIDGSDVKCSIAPEIGNEKVGIADAKKTVAAHFNSPAQQQTNTQEEGNTLDQSVCRMKGEEPSELNEKLTESILPEKGKLSRVEPLVRSHLKTEPFLPVLSRDESTRLQWPSELLLFTQTEPSLSYSCNPLYFDFKLSRNKNRESGTTEWEDNKDCQQNTAITIEEDNGSGTTTGRTRSLEKEQGPNMGKSAGSHKSKKRKNHNRSSKKSKQKSDSGHVRKKKKKHNGRKITEPEPKDIEESLKEGNNSKLILKRSSEAVCSSAGEELEQVSSSVINKQSVPPLHLINKKLEAPSGGPLNISQGSCEDQKAHKSRHDSLNSNDSDSAEEHHNNCHKSFPHCSFEDDSRSNRTACRKSRSYSSSQRSSFRSSSDTSSDHSRTSHRSRHYSDRSSDYSTRSRSQYCSKRHRRSHYQCHSRHKKKKHSHSSNSSLSSDDDHYHRKRDGSQSRNRGSALTRTQMSTTGRLHSRNRKSRSRQLHSRSRSRYRSRSRHGRSRQESSRGSSLRRSCSRNKENCRQEISDEKLSRSLSKGSVYHMKSSHCNRDLHEVQRGSGKHQGIIKNEGTLQNYSPISPGLFHRNMNIGCSIPPLKKLIQDKKESCIAKHILENGQCEDNDGKTVTTESASSTMGLKLKDSPQGYFDPQLPISMDNVTLWSLIGKLTATKKVGAKKDDISKGAEPEQSEWSGNESQSTGSHEESLQCKEVNETKMDIEQSSLCNPIEAAEEEKLGLTIYQVQAAKESVTPDPEEMSNVVSSTADVFTDGSTADKEKNPRMTFYDSSDISSVPLGEIMFDYYGTNSQSVDEMDPQFKECSKSISPPLASQPIIFLPEEVEKYSKLQLQAQQHIQQQLLAKQVKTFPPSAAAVTFTPVPAFQPVSLHQPSTSAASSVTTVHHTLLQHHAAASLTAALHPSAHHQAMAQLHHIIQPHVAPFSFSPIAQAIFPAHPAAFLATHPLHFIPAATIHPAHLALHPLPHTALCPTLFAPHPASAAAAASAIHLHPFLHPLFPGHDLQHRPGPST from the exons AGGCTGAAAGAACTAAAGCAAAGAGAATTTGCTCGCAATGTAGCTTCGAGATCAAGGAAAGATGAAAAGAAACAGGAAAAGGCGCTCAAACGTCTTCACCAGCTTGCAGAGCTGCGGAAACAGTCGGAATG tgcTCCAGGAAGTGGCCCCATGTTCAGGCCAGCGACAGTAGCTATTGGCCATCATCTGAaagaagctgctggaggatccaGTGCCAAAGGTAGAGAAAACGGAAGAAAGGGCAACACTCGAAACTCCTTCATAAGAGAAGAGGTACTGAGAAGAACTCAGGGAAATAGTGTGCAATGTCCTCCATGTGGTAATCAGTGCATCCATGGTGACTCTCCGTCACAGATACAAGGGCGGTTAGGCTTAAAGCCCCTTAGTCTCTTCACAAAGCAAAACAGCCCTTGCATCCCCATTCAGAAGGGGAGCGTCTCCTTTTCATTTTACAAAAAAGCTCCACTGAAGTTGGAGTCATCTGCTTCAGTTTTCAATGACACCCTTGAAGAGAAGCAATATGAGCAAGAACCACAGAGCCATAAAGTGAAAGCTACAGCTGAAGCAGAGATCTcagagggaggggcggggataGATAACACTGCAGACACTGAAAATAATGACCGAACCAAACAGTCCCAGATTTTCAGTGGCACTGGGACCAATCCATTCGCAAGGGTTAAGAAGCTGAAGGCTCTTATGTTAAAGGAAAACAAGGACGAAGCTGAGAAGGAGTATTATTGCTATAGTCCTACACATTGCAAACGCAAGACCAATGTACCCTTCTTGTTTCTTATGAAATCACTGAAGAAGGCAGACTTGGACAAAGTGGTAGCTCATAGTGATAACATTGGTGAGTCTCAGATTGATGGCTCCGATGTGAAATGTTCCATTGCCCCAGAAATTGGGAATGAAAAGGTCGGGATTGCAGATGCCAAGAAAACGGTTGCAGCGCATTTTAATTCTCCTGCTCAGCAGCAGACAAACACACAAGAGGAAGGGAACACACTGGATCAGTCTGTTTGCAGGATGAAAGGCGAGGAGCCATCAGAGTTGAATGAAAAACTGACTGAGTCCATATTGCCTGAGAAAGGAAAGTTAAGCAGGGTGGAGCCACTAGTCAGGTCGCATCTCAAGACTGAACCTTTTCTTCCAGTACTAAGTAGAGATGAATCAACGCGACTTCAATGGCCATCCGAGCTTTTACTCTTTACACAGACAGAACCATCTCTATCATACAGCTGCAACCCTTTgtattttgattttaaattatcaagaaataaaaacagagagagTGGTACCACAGAGTGGGAAGACAATAAGGACTGTCAACAAAATACAGCCATTACCATTGAAGAAGATAATGGGTCAGGCACAACTACGGGACGAACTAGAAGTCTGGAAAAAGAGCAAGGTCCAAACATGGGGAAATCAGCAGGATCACACAAATCAAAGAAAAGAAAGAATCACAACCGATCCAGCAAAAAATCAAAGCAGAAATCAGACTCTGGCCATGTgaggaagaaaaagaaaaaacatAATGGGAGAAAAATCACCGAGCCAGAACCAAAGGATATTGAAGAAAGTTTGAAAGAAGGAAATAATTCAAAATTGATCCTAAAACGATCTTCAGAGGCTGTGTGCAGCAGTGCTGGTGAAGAACTGGAACAAGTCAGCAGCAGTGTTATCAATAAGCAATCTGTTCCTCCTCTCCATTTAATCAACAAAAAGCTGGAAGCACCAAGTGGTGGTCCTTTGAATATTTCCCAAGGATCATGTGAAGATCAAAAAGCACACAAATCCAGACATGACAGCCTAAACTCCAATGACAGTGATAGCGCTGAGGAACACCACAATAATTGCCATAAATCATTTCCTCACTGTAGTTTTGAAGATGATTCACGAAGTAATAGAACTGCTTGTCGAAAATCCAGAAGCTATTCATCTTCACAACGTTCATCGTTTAGGTCATCCTCTGACACTTCAAGTGACCACAGTAGAACTAGTCACAGAAGCAGGCATTATTCTGATAGATCCAGTGATTACAGCACCAGAAGCCGGTCTCAGTACTGTTCAAAAAGACATCGTAGGTCACATTACCAGTGTCATTCCAGACATAAAAAGAAAAAGCACAGCCATTCATCAAATTCTTCATTATCTTCCGATGATGATCATTACCATAGGAAAAGAGATGGCAGTCAGAGCAGAAATCGAGGCAGCGCCCTAACTCGGACCCAGATGAGCACAACAGGCCGATTGCACAGCAGGAACAGGAAGTCCAGAAGTAGACAACTCCATAGTAGGAGCAGAAGTAGATATAGGAGCAGGTCCAGGCATGGGAGGAGCAGACAGGAAAGCAGCAGAGGTTCCAGTTTGAGAAGGTCCTGTTCCAGAAATAAAGAAAACTGCAGGCAAGAAATATCTGATGAGAAGCTATCAAGGTCTTTGTCAAAAGGCAGCGTTTATCATATGAAGTCATCACATTGCAACAGAGATCTTCATGAGGTACAAAGAGGTTCAGGAAAGCACCAAGGAATAATAAAAAATGAAGGCACATTGCAGAATTACAGCCCCATCTCCCCGGgtttatttcatagaaacatgaaCATCGGTTGTTCCATTCCCCCATTGAAGAAACTCATTCAAGATAAAAAGGAATCCTGTATAGCAAAGCACATTTTGGAAAATGGCCAATGTGAGGACAATGATGGGAAAACAGTTACCACTGAATCAGCTTCAAGTACAATGGGCCTGAAGTTGAAGGATTCTCCACAAGGCTACTTTGATCCCCAGCTTCCTATCTCTATGGATAACGTGACTTTATGGTCCTTAATTGGGAAGTTAACTGCGACAAAAAAAGTAGGTGCAAAGAAAGATGATATCAGCAAAGGGGCTGAGCCTGAACAGTCAGAATGGAGTGGGAATGAATCACAATCCACTGGCTCCCATGAAGAGAGCCTTCAGTGCAAAGAGGTGAATGAGACTAAAATGGACATTGAACAAAGTTCATTGTGCAATCCAATAGAGGCTGCAGAGGAAGAAAAGCTTGGCCTTACGATATACCAAGTACAGGCTGCCAAAGAAAGTGTTACTCCAGATCCCGAAGAAATGTCCAATGTTGTTTCTTCCACTGCAGATGTTTTTACAGATGGCTCAACAGCAGACAAAGAGAAGAATCCCAGAATGACATTTTACGATTCTAGCGATATAAGTTCAGTTCCGTTGGGAGAGATTATGTTTGATTATTACGGCACCAACTCACAGAGTGTTGACGAAATGGACCCTCAATTCAAGGAGTGTTCTAAATCAATCTCACCCCCTCTGGCAAGTCAACCTATAATCTTCTTACCTGAGGAAGTGGAAAAATACAGCAAGTTGCAGTTGCAGGCACAGCAACATATCCAGCAGCAGCTCCTCGCCAAACAAGTCAAGACTTTCCCTCCATCTGCCGCAGCAGTTACTTTCACTCCAGTGCCAGCATTTCAACCCGTTTCCCTTCACCAGCCTTCTACTTCCGCAGCTTCTTCAGTCACCACTGTCCACCACACTCTGCTCCAGCACCATGCTGCAGCCTCACTCACAGCGGCCCTTCACCCTAGCGCCCACCACCAAGCAATGGCACAGCTTCACCACATCATCCAGCCGCATGTTGCACCCTTCTCTTTCTCCCCCATCGCTCAGGCCATTTTTCCTGCTCACCCCGCCGCCTTCCTGGCCACCCATCCGCTGCACTTCATCCCAGCTGCAACCATCCACCCGGCCCACTTGGCACTTCACCCGCTGCCCCACACAGCGCTCTGCCCAACACTCTTTGCCCCACACCCAGCCTCAGCAGCGGCTGCTGCCTCGGCcatccatctccacccttttctgcatCCCTTGTTCCCAGGGCACGACCTGCAACATCGCCCTGGTCCAAGCACTTGA